The genomic DNA TTTGTATACTCAAATAAATCTGCAACAAGTGATTTATTTACCTTTGTGTGGCTTTTATTTATTGTAGCAAAGATAATTGCTTGGTCTTCAATATCCATATCAACAAATATCGTCACATTTAGAGTGAAATCTTCATTGTTCAAATCAAGTCCACCCTCTCTCAAACCAGCTAGTCTATGTTGACCATCTAGTATTTTTGCTACATTATTATTTCTGCGAATCATTAACTTTCCACTACTTTCATCATAATTAATGTTGCAAATTGCAGAATCGCCAACATTTTCAAACTGACTAATTTCTACAATGATACCAGTTGGAAATGTTGCATCTACAAGCTGAACATAGCTCGCTATTTCCTTCACTCTATTTTTTGATAATAATCTTTGAATTCCAATATATTTTTCTAGTTCAGTCGAGTTTGTTTCCAAATGTCTTATATCTGCATAAGATATTTCCAGTAAATCTTTATAACCAATTGATGCAACATAAAAAACTCCAACGGGTTGTTTCACCTGAATGCAACTAACTTCAATATAATTTTCATTATTATTTAAAGTATTCATGATAATTGATTCATAATATCTCTTTGACTCTCCTTATTTTCTTGATCAGGATCAAGATTTTGGGATTGACGATAGTGTGCATAATATATCGTACCAAGAGCATAAAGAACAAATATCCCCGATATTAATCCTATATATTGTGTTTTAGTTGGAACAACTGTAGTGGCCATATAGCCTACAGCAGAAAATATAATTACAACCCAGGAAATCATATATAAGATTTCTGACAAATTTACTGGTTTTTTTGAATAACCTCTCATCATGTGAATAGCAGAGCCTAATAATGCTGCGCTATATATAAAAAATTCTCCATTTTTCCAGAGTTGATTTATGCTAAAATTATCATCGGTTATGAGTACGTAAAAAAAAGTGAGCCAAATTGGTAAAAATGAAAAAAATATTGTTACAAAAATGAAAAACACCGACTCCTTATGATCGTCCCAAGCCTGTGTTTCTTTAATTATCTTAAATATATTCATAATAATTAATTTGCTATTGTAGCATTCAATATTCAAATATGCAAATGACGATTAATATTCACTTTATTCACTCCACAATTTAGCGATCACATCTTTTGTTTTTTGTTCGTATATGTCGATGAGTTTTTTTGCTGATTCAACCAAAACACGTTCTGCTTCAATTTTTTCTACAATTAGTTTTTGATTTATTTTTGATGGCAAAGAAATTTTGATGGATCTAATAATTGGCATATTCAAACCACCTCTTTGATTTTCTCCGTTAATGTTTCTTATTTCTTGATATTTTTCTTTCAAAGAATATAATAAAAATTCTGAGATCAATTTATTTTCATCTGGATTTATAGAAACCAACGATTGATTACAAGCAGCTTCAGTTCTAAGAATGGCAATGGTCCCACGTGTCTTTCCTTGACCATTCAATGCTATCAAAACAGAGTTTTTTGGCAATAATCTAGCATTTGAATTATCTAATCCAAGCTGTGTAATCCTACCTTCACAATCATAAATTTCCCCTCTATGGATATCACCAGAAACAAGCCACTTAATATCCCCATTATAATATTCTTTAATTGTGGATCGTGGAGTGCCTCCTGTCATGAGCGTAGAAACATCTCCAATCTTTACCTTTTTCCACTCTGGGTCAATTTCAATTTTTGGCTTCCAATTTTCTGTGATTTGTTTTGCGCCGGTGATGATTTTTTGATAGCCATCCAATTCTGCTACGATTTTTTCTTGGATTTCGAGAGGTGGAAGTGGAATTTTTGTTGATTTTAATTTTCCAAAATGTCTTTTGTACCCGTCAGATTCTATTGGATTTACTATTAAATAATAATACAAAAATTTTGGAAGCAATTTGTCATTTGTCTGCAAAATTTTAATACCATCTGCACCTTGAATAAAATTATTTTCAATATATTTAATTGCGCAGGTATGATCACCAAAAACAATCACTGGGTTTTGTACTGATATTATGGCATCTACATCATCGCTCCAACCAGATATATTATCTTGAGATTGATCAATGACAGGATATCGACCATCACTTTTTATATCTTCTTTTTTTAATTTTTTTGGTGGAACAATCGTAAGTATTAAGTCTTCAATTTTTATCATTGGCCATTTTACATTTGTATAATCTACAGATTCAAAATAGCGATCGCCACTCAAATTATAATCTCCACTCTCCACAATTTTAGATTTTTTAACGGCTGTTGCTATAGATTCCGGATCAAGTCCGGAATGACATGATGAAGGCATCGTTTGATTTTCTTTCCATGCATTTAAAATTTCCACTGCACATGACAAATCATTTTTATCACTTGGTCTGCGCTGTGCGCCGAGATCAAAACCATCATTGGCGATTTTGACAAAAAGAATTTCGTCATTCGTTTCCTTTTTGGTCTTGTCAAAAAAGAGGATTGACGTCTTCACACCTGCATACGGATTAAAAACGCCACTCGGCAAACTTACCACAGCCCAAAGCCCTGCATCTTCTACAAGCTTCTCACGAATCGCTTTATGCGCACGAGCTGCCTGAAAAATCACGCCCTCTGGTACAATCACGCCACATCGCCCACGATCAGTCAGATGACGAATCATATAATTGAGAAAAAGCACTTCAGTCGCTCCTGTGTCCATCTGCAATTCTTCTGCCACTGCCGCACGATCGATCTTGCCCGCGAATGGTGGATTTGCCAATATGATATCCCATTTTGTCGTTTCCCCTTGCGTATCCACAAGTGAATTGCGTCGCTTAATCGTCGCATGTGGCAATTTATGAAAGTATAAATTCATGAGACCGAATTTGATCATATCCGGATCACTGTCAAACCCCGTGAATGCTTGATTTTCCAAAAATTTCTGTTGTTTTCCTGTGAGGATATCCATCGGAAATTTTCCCGCTTTTTTAAAATCATCAGTTGTGTACTTCTGTTTCAAATGATCCAATGCCGCAACAAGAAATCCGCCCGTACCACAGGCCGGATCACAAATACTTTCTTCTGCCTTTGGATCGATGACGTCTACAATAAATTTGATAATATGTCTTGGTGTGCGGAACTGTCCTCCTGTGCCCGCTGATGCGATACTGGAAAGCAAATATTCATAAAGATCGCCAAAAAGATCCGATCGTGTTGTTTTTTCTTCAGATTCTAGATCTGCCATCAATTCTTCGATTTTATGCACGACTGTACGCAGTGCCGGTCTGGCAAAAAGTTTCACATGTGCTTTGTTGTAAAGCATCTTCACTGTTGGATTCGTTGTTTTTTCTGCAATTTTTTCAAAGGCATCTCCCAAGTGTCCGAAAAGAGCATCTGCATTGAGACTGAGAATATTATCCCACTGATAAATTGCCAGCTCCCCACTTAAAACCGGTTTATATTTTTTGTCCAACAGTTTTTGCTCTTGATCATGCTTGTGTAGTTCGCGTAAAAAAATAATATAAATCATGAGTTCAATCACCGCCGTATGATTGGTAAGACCGCCAGCCCAAATGACATCCATAATGCTATTGATCTTGCTACGAAATTCTTGTAATGACATTTTTTATATTTTTAATATTTTACTTGTGGCAATATCTTCCGCCATTTCGATCAGTTCTTCCTCTTTAAATCGTTCTAACCATTCACCCGGTCTATACACGTTAAATGGTGGCTCTGATAAAAATGACACATTTCTCTCCTGTGCAGATCGCACCACTTTCTCACGCAATTCATCGTTGGTCGTCATCTTGGCAAAAATCAGTCGTGACATCAATGTGCGCTCTTGATCCGCACCTGGCTCTATACCGTATTTTTGTACCATATCCTCCATCCATTGATCTCTCTGCGAATCACGCGTTGGAAGCTCTTCCTTGCCCAGTGCACTGAGTACAAAATTACGAATGGATACAATTACACCAAAACCTTCTTGCAATTTATCTTCTGAAAAATATTCTTTTGGTTTGTTAAATACGTGTTCATCCAAAAATAGACTCAACTCTGCCTCACGCTCTTCATCTTCTGCCATCTTGAGAACTTCCCCATTTTCTGCGACAATTTCTTGAATTGCTTTGGTCCATGCGGATTGATACATGTTTTTGTCCACTGCATCACCATCGGGACCAACCGTCATTTTATCCCTGGTAAGCACAGCATCATCATCGTTGCTCACAATTGGTGTAAATGGCGACGGCGTTTCAGTTCCACCATCGCCAATAACTCCCTCACCTCTGCCACCTGTCACCGTAGCCCCCTTTAATATTAATGGGGTTTTGAGTGGCGCTTCCCAATCATATTTTTCTTCAAAGTATTCCACAACACCGCAAAAATCAAAAATCGTAAAAAACTCTTTTTTAAAATCTTTACCATCATGGTGAAACGTGTACAAACGTGTGCCGCGTCCCTTAATTTGCTGATATGAGGTTGTTTCAAAAATCGGTCGTGCAAGTACGATATTGAGAACTTCCGGACAGTCAAAACCTGTGGTGAGCATATCTACTGATACCGCAACACGCATACGTTGATTTTCTGGATCCTTGAATTCTTTGGCGATTTGTTGTGCATTCATCACACTACTCGTAATTGTTTTGGCAAATTGTCCACCATATGCCGGCATCATCTCATTGAGAATTTTTTCCAACTTCAGTGCATGCCGCTGTGATACCGCAAAAATAATCGACTTGCCAATTTCTCCATCAGGTGCTTTATTGGCATTATCGAGAAATTCCTGCATCATCGTGCGGTTCGTTTTTTCCAAATAGACCTTCTTTTCCAAATCTCGAATTGTAAAGGATTCGCCCTTTGCCTCGGATACTTCCAAACCCTCTGGACTAAGTGCCTTTTGCGTAAGCACCGTGTTCATTTTGTGAAATCGTGGACCGACAAGAAATGGCCCCTGTGAATCGCCAATGCCATCTTGAATAGTATAACGATATGTTGCCACACCATCCGCACATCCAAAAAACTTATATGTATCTCTCTGAAGACGTTTTTCAAATGCACGCGGATCATCTATTTGTAATTGTGATTCATCAATATTTTTGAGAAAGTCTTTCGGTGTGGCAGTGAGACCAACTTTTGTCGC from Parcubacteria group bacterium includes the following:
- a CDS encoding N-6 DNA methylase, with translation MSLQEFRSKINSIMDVIWAGGLTNHTAVIELMIYIIFLRELHKHDQEQKLLDKKYKPVLSGELAIYQWDNILSLNADALFGHLGDAFEKIAEKTTNPTVKMLYNKAHVKLFARPALRTVVHKIEELMADLESEEKTTRSDLFGDLYEYLLSSIASAGTGGQFRTPRHIIKFIVDVIDPKAEESICDPACGTGGFLVAALDHLKQKYTTDDFKKAGKFPMDILTGKQQKFLENQAFTGFDSDPDMIKFGLMNLYFHKLPHATIKRRNSLVDTQGETTKWDIILANPPFAGKIDRAAVAEELQMDTGATEVLFLNYMIRHLTDRGRCGVIVPEGVIFQAARAHKAIREKLVEDAGLWAVVSLPSGVFNPYAGVKTSILFFDKTKKETNDEILFVKIANDGFDLGAQRRPSDKNDLSCAVEILNAWKENQTMPSSCHSGLDPESIATAVKKSKIVESGDYNLSGDRYFESVDYTNVKWPMIKIEDLILTIVPPKKLKKEDIKSDGRYPVIDQSQDNISGWSDDVDAIISVQNPVIVFGDHTCAIKYIENNFIQGADGIKILQTNDKLLPKFLYYYLIVNPIESDGYKRHFGKLKSTKIPLPPLEIQEKIVAELDGYQKIITGAKQITENWKPKIEIDPEWKKVKIGDVSTLMTGGTPRSTIKEYYNGDIKWLVSGDIHRGEIYDCEGRITQLGLDNSNARLLPKNSVLIALNGQGKTRGTIAILRTEAACNQSLVSINPDENKLISEFLLYSLKEKYQEIRNINGENQRGGLNMPIIRSIKISLPSKINQKLIVEKIEAERVLVESAKKLIDIYEQKTKDVIAKLWSE
- a CDS encoding DEAD/DEAH box helicase family protein, producing MSEAFSRVVIDRKLRDAKWDIESFQQVIFEDHGVAGRSDYILKNSSGQPLALIEAKAPEIDPYSAKQQALNYVDAQYKGKIQYIYLANDHVIYFWDITKGDAIQVNEFYTQRDLERKRNADTMGNVVPLTRNPITPDYLQRVDPSNFSLRHYQVEAINTIAEGYDAGKRAFLLEMATGTGKTGLAAALIRKFLETHQAQNVLFLVDRITLATQTKGAFEPILGDLSSIATFWGSARNNIVGANVVVATIQSMIKNGEDYFSPGYFDLIIHDEAHRSIYSAQARAATDRFYGATKVGLTATPKDFLKNIDESQLQIDDPRAFEKRLQRDTYKFFGCADGVATYRYTIQDGIGDSQGPFLVGPRFHKMNTVLTQKALSPEGLEVSEAKGESFTIRDLEKKVYLEKTNRTMMQEFLDNANKAPDGEIGKSIIFAVSQRHALKLEKILNEMMPAYGGQFAKTITSSVMNAQQIAKEFKDPENQRMRVAVSVDMLTTGFDCPEVLNIVLARPIFETTSYQQIKGRGTRLYTFHHDGKDFKKEFFTIFDFCGVVEYFEEKYDWEAPLKTPLILKGATVTGGRGEGVIGDGGTETPSPFTPIVSNDDDAVLTRDKMTVGPDGDAVDKNMYQSAWTKAIQEIVAENGEVLKMAEDEEREAELSLFLDEHVFNKPKEYFSEDKLQEGFGVIVSIRNFVLSALGKEELPTRDSQRDQWMEDMVQKYGIEPGADQERTLMSRLIFAKMTTNDELREKVVRSAQERNVSFLSEPPFNVYRPGEWLERFKEEELIEMAEDIATSKILKI